AATCGAAATGTTTCATAAGGCCATAAACAATGTCAAGCCGGTTCTGGAAGTGAAATCACGCCGGGTTGGTGGTGCTACCTACCAGGTTCCGGTTGAAGTCCGGGCCGATCGGCGGACGGCTCTGGCCATCAGGTGGATAATCAGTTACTCTCGCGGCCGGGGGGAACACACCATGGCGGAAAAGCTGGCGGCGGAATTGATTGCGGCGGCCAACAATGAAGGGGCCTCGATAAAGAAAAAAGAAGATACACATAAAATGGCCGAGGCCAACAAGGCCTTTGCTCATTTTAGATGGTAAGCGGATATTAGAAGGGTAGAAAGAAAAAGGTAAGAGTTTTACTTGAAGGCTATTGTTGAGAAACAAT
This DNA window, taken from Candidatus Zixiibacteriota bacterium, encodes the following:
- the rpsG gene encoding 30S ribosomal protein S7; amino-acid sequence: MPRKNTPTRRELIPDTKYGDRLCTQFMGFMMTSGKRSTAERILYTCLDIVEKKSGQPGIEMFHKAINNVKPVLEVKSRRVGGATYQVPVEVRADRRTALAIRWIISYSRGRGEHTMAEKLAAELIAAANNEGASIKKKEDTHKMAEANKAFAHFRW